The following are encoded together in the Actinoplanes sp. N902-109 genome:
- a CDS encoding cytochrome P450 — translation MTTHPVVSPDELADIDLADPRLHAEKDLSEVWRHLRGEPGFYFQPERAGRPGFWAVTRWEDANTVYRDKEHFTVERGNALDTLLAGGDPAAGTMLAVTDGITHTRIRNLLMGAFSPRMLDAIRTRVRHTVEELIVAAIEKEECDFVRDVSGNVPLGAICDLLGVPRSDRQYLLDRTSQAWSSDAADAKPEDSWAAKSEILLYFSDLARSRIGSTENDVVTLLANCRIDGEPLSDAEVMANCYGLMIGGDETGRHAITGGLLALMEHPDQWQALKAGGVDPAVAGEELLRWTVPSLHGGRAVTSDVEVNGQLMRAGDIVSVWIDSANYDEQVFGDPARFRLDRTPNKHLTFAVGTHYCLGHYLARIEIEAMLDTLRRRVSHAVQTGPESWIYSSILHGMSSLPVRLHPESTPLS, via the coding sequence ATGACCACGCATCCGGTGGTGTCACCGGACGAACTCGCCGACATCGACCTCGCCGACCCCCGCCTGCACGCCGAGAAGGACCTCAGCGAGGTCTGGCGGCATCTGCGCGGCGAACCCGGGTTCTACTTCCAGCCGGAGCGGGCCGGCCGGCCCGGCTTCTGGGCGGTCACCCGGTGGGAGGACGCCAACACCGTCTACCGCGACAAGGAGCACTTCACCGTCGAGCGCGGCAACGCCCTCGACACCCTGCTTGCCGGGGGCGACCCCGCGGCCGGGACGATGCTCGCGGTGACCGACGGGATCACCCACACCCGCATCCGCAACCTGCTGATGGGGGCGTTCTCGCCGCGCATGCTGGACGCCATCCGTACGCGGGTGCGGCATACCGTCGAGGAACTGATCGTCGCCGCCATCGAGAAGGAGGAGTGCGACTTCGTCCGCGACGTCTCCGGCAACGTCCCGCTCGGTGCCATCTGCGACCTGCTCGGCGTGCCCCGCTCGGACCGGCAGTACCTGCTGGACCGGACCTCGCAGGCCTGGAGCTCCGACGCCGCCGACGCCAAGCCGGAGGACAGCTGGGCGGCCAAGAGCGAGATCCTGCTGTACTTCTCCGATCTGGCCAGGTCGCGCATCGGCAGCACCGAGAACGACGTGGTGACCCTGCTCGCGAACTGCCGCATCGACGGTGAACCGCTCAGCGACGCCGAGGTGATGGCCAACTGCTACGGCCTCATGATCGGCGGCGACGAGACCGGTCGGCACGCCATCACCGGCGGCCTGCTCGCGCTGATGGAACACCCGGATCAGTGGCAGGCACTCAAGGCGGGCGGCGTCGACCCCGCGGTCGCCGGCGAGGAGCTGTTGCGCTGGACCGTGCCGTCGCTGCACGGCGGTCGCGCCGTCACGTCCGACGTCGAGGTCAACGGTCAGCTGATGCGGGCCGGTGACATCGTCAGCGTGTGGATCGACTCGGCGAACTACGACGAGCAGGTCTTCGGTGACCCGGCCCGGTTCCGGCTCGACCGTACGCCCAACAAGCACCTCACCTTTGCCGTCGGTACCCACTACTGCCTCGGGCACTACCTCGCGCGCATCGAGATCGAGGCGATGCTCGACACGCTGCGCCGGCGGGTCTCGCACGCCGTCCAGACCGGCCCGGAGAGCTGGATCTACTCCAGCATCCTGCACGGGATGAGCTCGCTGCCGGTGCGGCTGCACCCCGAGAGCACGCCGCTGTCCTAG
- a CDS encoding MbtH family protein, which translates to MPHAFDDEGASFLALANQMGQYSLWPAFAVPPPGWTVVNGPSSRTDCLAHIEDQWTALRPEGSGIPR; encoded by the coding sequence ATGCCGCACGCGTTCGACGACGAAGGCGCCAGCTTTCTCGCCCTCGCCAATCAGATGGGGCAGTACTCGTTGTGGCCCGCGTTCGCCGTGCCGCCGCCCGGCTGGACGGTCGTCAACGGCCCGTCGTCGCGGACCGACTGCCTCGCACACATCGAAGACCAATGGACCGCTCTGCGCCCGGAAGGATCAGGTATACCTCGATGA